The following proteins are encoded in a genomic region of Kosakonia oryzae:
- a CDS encoding sensor histidine kinase, protein MNDLASAAIKPRKRPMKLGTTVTLMVCSVTGSVLLLACALWFWQISNATRDGVKETALAVARTLADAPEIKRGLLLPPGSNVIQPLASAVTTRNDLLYAIVTNMQGIRYSHPNAAIIGQKFIGDDLQPALRGKENVAVNRGTLGLALRVFTPVYDSRYQQIGVVVVGISLSKVQDQVNRSRWAVMWTLLFSALIGSLGIWQLVRVLKRILLGLEPYEISAQFKQRQAMLQSLKEGVIAVDADGRVTLLNHAARQMLLTNAADGAAGHGPLLADLLEVLKTGVPIQDRELGCNGLLLLCNTVPVRSQNTIIGAISTFRDKTEVSQLLQRLDGMVNYVDALRTTSHEFMNKLHVILGLLNMKRYDKLEDYVLQTAQNYQTDIGAIQHRIKSPVVAGFLLGKLNRAKERGVTLTLADESLVPDNPNEKQVTVLVTVLGNLIENALDALSQQAEGEVSLLLHYQDGWLVGEVSDDGPGIAPDNIDVIFRKGFSTKGDNRGVGLFLASQQLTELGGTLTVESEPGVFTQFFVHLPWDSERKTA, encoded by the coding sequence GTCACCGGCTCCGTGCTGCTACTGGCGTGTGCACTGTGGTTTTGGCAAATCAGCAACGCCACGCGCGATGGGGTGAAAGAGACGGCGCTGGCAGTGGCCCGCACGCTGGCGGATGCGCCGGAGATCAAACGCGGTTTGTTGTTGCCGCCGGGCAGCAACGTGATACAGCCGCTGGCTTCGGCGGTCACCACGCGCAATGATCTGCTTTACGCCATCGTCACCAATATGCAGGGGATTCGTTATTCGCATCCGAATGCCGCGATCATCGGGCAAAAGTTTATCGGCGATGATCTGCAGCCCGCGCTGCGCGGTAAAGAGAATGTGGCGGTAAATCGCGGCACGCTGGGGCTGGCGCTACGTGTATTTACGCCGGTTTATGACAGCCGCTATCAGCAAATTGGCGTGGTGGTGGTCGGCATTTCTCTGAGTAAAGTGCAGGATCAGGTAAACCGCAGCCGCTGGGCGGTGATGTGGACGCTGCTATTCAGCGCGCTGATTGGCTCGCTCGGCATCTGGCAACTGGTGCGTGTGCTGAAACGTATTCTGCTGGGGCTGGAACCGTACGAAATCTCCGCGCAGTTTAAGCAGCGCCAGGCGATGTTACAGTCGCTTAAAGAAGGGGTGATTGCGGTGGATGCCGACGGGCGCGTGACGCTGCTTAATCACGCCGCGCGGCAGATGCTGTTGACCAATGCCGCCGATGGCGCTGCCGGGCACGGGCCTTTGCTGGCCGATCTGCTGGAGGTGTTGAAAACCGGGGTGCCGATTCAGGATCGCGAACTGGGCTGTAATGGCCTGCTGTTGCTGTGCAATACCGTGCCGGTGCGCAGCCAGAACACGATTATCGGTGCTATCAGCACGTTCCGTGATAAAACAGAAGTCAGTCAGTTGCTGCAACGGCTGGACGGGATGGTGAACTATGTTGACGCCCTGCGCACCACCTCCCATGAATTTATGAATAAATTGCATGTGATCCTCGGCCTGCTGAATATGAAGCGTTATGACAAGCTGGAGGATTATGTGCTGCAAACGGCACAGAATTATCAGACCGATATTGGCGCCATTCAACACCGAATTAAATCGCCAGTGGTCGCCGGTTTTCTGTTAGGTAAGCTCAACCGGGCAAAAGAGCGTGGCGTGACCCTGACGCTGGCCGATGAAAGCCTGGTTCCGGATAATCCGAACGAAAAACAGGTGACCGTGCTGGTAACAGTGCTCGGTAACCTGATAGAAAACGCGCTCGATGCGTTAAGCCAACAGGCGGAGGGCGAAGTCAGCCTGCTGCTGCATTATCAGGATGGTTGGCTTGTCGGCGAGGTCAGCGACGATGGTCCGGGCATTGCGCCGGACAATATTGATGTTATTTTCCGCAAAGGGTTTTCGACCAAAGGCGATAACCGTGGCGTTGGGCTTTTTCTTGCCAGTCAGCAGCTTACCGAGCTGGGCGGAACCCTGACCGTTGAATCCGAGCCCGGCGTATTTACCCAATTTTTTGTCCATCTCCCCTGGGATAGTGAAAGGAAGACAGCGTGA
- the dcuR gene encoding two-component system response regulator DcuR, with product MINVLIVDDDAMVAELNRMYVTQIAGFQCCGTASSLHQAEEMIKDPLRDIDLVLLDVYMQQDSGLDLLPIIRASGRAIDVIMITSSADAATIQTSLHYGVVDYLIKPFQFPRFEEALTTWREKRKLMDARPYYEQSDVDRLLHGGAPEVADTRRLPKGLTAQTLRTICQWIDAHPGVEFSTDELANAVNISRVSCRKYLIWLAQINILYTTIHYGATGRPVYRYQLIAEQYSLLKQYSQ from the coding sequence GTGATAAATGTATTAATTGTTGACGATGATGCCATGGTAGCAGAACTGAACCGCATGTATGTGACGCAGATTGCCGGCTTTCAGTGCTGCGGGACTGCGTCGTCGCTGCATCAGGCTGAGGAGATGATTAAAGATCCGCTGCGCGATATCGATCTGGTGCTGCTGGATGTGTATATGCAGCAGGACAGCGGGCTGGATCTGCTGCCGATTATTCGCGCCAGCGGGCGCGCTATCGACGTCATTATGATTACGTCATCTGCCGATGCCGCCACCATTCAGACCTCACTGCACTACGGTGTGGTCGATTATTTAATTAAACCGTTCCAGTTCCCGCGTTTCGAAGAGGCGCTCACCACGTGGCGCGAAAAGCGCAAGCTGATGGATGCGCGCCCGTACTATGAGCAATCGGACGTGGATCGCCTGCTGCACGGCGGCGCACCGGAAGTGGCTGACACTCGTCGTCTGCCAAAAGGGCTGACCGCGCAGACCCTGCGTACCATTTGTCAGTGGATTGATGCCCATCCGGGCGTTGAATTCTCAACCGATGAACTGGCAAACGCGGTCAATATTTCCCGCGTATCGTGCCGTAAATACCTGATTTGGCTGGCGCAGATTAACATTCTCTACACCACCATTCACTATGGCGCCACCGGGAGACCGGTTTACCGCTATCAGTTGATTGCTGAACAGTACAGCCTGCTTAAGCAGTACAGTCAGTAA